In Anaerolineales bacterium, a genomic segment contains:
- a CDS encoding GAF domain-containing protein codes for MTGQPTPTAQELDLSLVSARQTLSILRSQAQSGRLEAKFVDQRLGALEQLLESLMEDRKRSGQHQRLAKLYEVSRVIGSSLDLTTVLNQVMDAIIQLSGAERGFLVMLDDDGKLDVKVARNFDQNNIEASAVAISRTVTNKVLETGQPIVTTNAQEDPRFAGQHSIVAQSLRSIMASPLRVRGQVIGVVYVDNRVRAGLFSEQDLDVLDAFAGQAGIAIENARLFSATDQALSARVEELTQMQRMDRQLNETLDLTKAMATTLEWSSRSCAAEGASLGLLDSEGMMIRVVAQHGAPDIFTDQQVLPLDHPLMRPVLESRTAYQDVTEGKHRLIVPISRERRVIGIIALSSPDAASFKEDNRALLMRIADRAAIAIENARLYDQVQAANTAKTEFVGIVAHELKGPMTSISGYVDLMTMAGPVTERQQGFINTIKNAVQRMKLLVSDLNDISRIETGQMRVDVVETSVLDTINSTREAIILEVEKRNHQLLVDVEPDLPLVRADKDRLLQVLLNTASNAYKYTPDGGKITISAKRTGNLVGIAVADNGVGLSPEQVTKLGTKFWRAENGLQQPGTGLGFAITRALIEAMKGELAVTSQIGVGTSITFTLPVAK; via the coding sequence ATGACCGGACAGCCAACTCCCACTGCTCAAGAGCTTGATCTTTCGTTGGTGAGCGCCCGCCAGACTCTCTCAATCTTGCGTTCGCAGGCGCAATCCGGGCGCTTAGAGGCAAAGTTTGTCGATCAGCGTTTAGGAGCGCTGGAACAACTTCTTGAATCGCTGATGGAAGACCGCAAACGAAGCGGGCAGCACCAACGCTTGGCAAAACTTTACGAGGTCAGCCGCGTGATTGGTTCGTCGCTCGATCTGACCACCGTGTTGAATCAGGTTATGGATGCCATTATCCAACTGAGCGGCGCTGAGCGCGGTTTTTTGGTCATGCTCGATGATGACGGCAAATTAGATGTGAAGGTTGCCCGCAACTTTGACCAAAACAACATTGAGGCAAGCGCTGTGGCGATCAGCCGCACGGTGACGAACAAAGTCCTCGAAACCGGACAGCCCATCGTCACCACGAATGCCCAAGAAGACCCGCGCTTTGCCGGACAGCACAGCATCGTTGCTCAATCGCTGCGGAGCATCATGGCATCCCCACTGCGGGTACGTGGGCAGGTGATCGGGGTTGTCTATGTCGATAATCGGGTGCGGGCGGGCTTATTCAGTGAGCAAGACCTTGATGTGTTGGATGCCTTTGCCGGACAAGCGGGTATTGCCATTGAGAATGCGCGGTTGTTCAGCGCCACCGATCAGGCACTCTCTGCCCGCGTGGAAGAACTCACCCAAATGCAGCGTATGGATCGTCAACTGAACGAGACACTTGATCTGACAAAAGCAATGGCGACCACCCTAGAGTGGTCAAGCCGTTCCTGCGCGGCAGAAGGGGCAAGTTTGGGGCTTTTGGATAGCGAGGGGATGATGATTCGGGTTGTGGCGCAACACGGCGCCCCCGATATTTTTACCGATCAACAAGTCCTGCCCCTTGATCATCCTCTGATGCGCCCTGTATTGGAGAGCCGAACGGCGTATCAGGATGTCACCGAGGGCAAGCACCGCCTAATTGTGCCGATCAGCCGCGAACGCCGCGTAATCGGGATCATTGCCCTCAGCAGCCCCGACGCGGCAAGTTTCAAAGAAGACAACCGCGCCCTCTTGATGCGCATTGCAGACCGTGCCGCCATCGCCATTGAAAACGCTCGCCTCTATGACCAAGTACAAGCGGCAAACACAGCAAAGACCGAATTCGTGGGAATTGTCGCCCACGAACTGAAAGGACCCATGACCAGCATCAGCGGTTATGTTGACCTGATGACGATGGCAGGACCCGTCACCGAGAGACAGCAAGGCTTCATCAACACAATCAAAAACGCTGTCCAACGGATGAAACTGCTCGTCAGCGATCTGAACGATATCAGCCGCATCGAAACCGGACAAATGCGCGTCGATGTGGTGGAAACAAGTGTCTTGGATACGATCAACTCCACCCGCGAGGCGATCATCCTAGAAGTGGAGAAACGCAACCACCAACTCCTTGTCGATGTGGAGCCAGATTTGCCTCTGGTGCGGGCGGATAAAGATCGGCTGTTGCAAGTCCTCTTAAACACCGCCAGCAACGCCTACAAATACACCCCCGATGGCGGCAAAATTACGATCAGCGCCAAACGCACGGGGAATTTGGTCGGGATTGCTGTTGCGGATAACGGAGTGGGTCTTTCCCCTGAACAAGTGACCAAGCTAGGGACAAAGTTTTGGCGGGCAGAAAACGGCTTACAGCAGCCAGGGACAGGGTTGGGCTTTGCTATTACGCGGGCGCTGATTGAGGCGATGAAGGGTGAATTGGCGGTGACCAGTCAGATTGGGGTGGGGACATCGATCACCTTCACCTTACCCGTAGCGAAATAA
- a CDS encoding long-chain fatty acid--CoA ligase: protein MAVTYADKPWIKGYDKGVPASCMPYPKHTLFQFLTDAAKKNPSALCTLTSAHLPLLGRQAATTTYGEIESKSDAFAVALAELGVKKGDRVAIILPNCAQFVIAFYGIMKAGAIVCALNPTYPPDKLKELLQDCGANTVVVLTKFYDGIKQIQADTPVKNVIATNIKEYLPPIAGFLFTIAKEKKEGHAIEKHAADHWMGDLVGKYAGRKPNVTVTPEDEAIFQYTGGTTGISKAAVATHQALVNNALMMRAAFGNYLDPSGEVLLAAIPLFHVFGMVAVLTLGISTGSKLLMVANPREIDEMLEVITAYKPTVFMGVPALYNAINNNKGVLEGKYNIKSIKACCSGSAPLAPATKQRFEQLSGGKLCEGFGMSECPTAVAVNPLDGVPRDGSIGLPLPDVEMRIINIDDGKTEMPQGEAGELAIWSPNLMKGYHNKPKETETALRVMDDGRKWLFTGDIAYMDEDGYFYIVDRKKDMALIGGFNVYPANVEKIFMEHPAVQDVGVAAIPHPDPSKEGQEAVKAWIILKPGQTATAEDLIKFAGTKLAPYEVPYRIEFISELPKTLVGKVLRRELVKMEMESRAKKN, encoded by the coding sequence ATGGCAGTTACTTACGCTGATAAACCCTGGATCAAAGGCTATGACAAGGGTGTTCCCGCCTCATGTATGCCCTACCCCAAGCACACCCTCTTTCAATTTCTGACGGATGCCGCCAAAAAGAACCCAAGTGCGCTGTGTACACTCACTTCGGCACACTTACCCCTCTTGGGAAGGCAAGCGGCAACCACCACCTATGGCGAGATCGAGTCCAAGAGCGATGCTTTTGCTGTTGCGCTTGCCGAACTTGGGGTGAAAAAGGGAGATCGGGTGGCAATTATCCTTCCCAACTGCGCTCAATTCGTCATTGCCTTCTATGGGATTATGAAAGCGGGGGCGATTGTCTGCGCCCTGAACCCCACCTACCCGCCTGACAAGCTGAAAGAACTGCTCCAAGATTGCGGGGCAAACACCGTCGTCGTCCTGACGAAGTTCTACGACGGGATTAAGCAGATACAGGCAGACACACCAGTAAAGAACGTCATTGCCACAAATATCAAAGAATACCTTCCTCCCATTGCTGGTTTCCTCTTTACCATTGCCAAAGAAAAAAAGGAAGGTCACGCCATCGAGAAACACGCCGCCGATCACTGGATGGGCGATCTGGTGGGGAAATATGCCGGACGCAAACCGAACGTCACGGTGACGCCTGAAGACGAGGCGATCTTCCAATACACGGGCGGAACAACGGGCATTTCCAAAGCCGCCGTAGCTACCCATCAGGCGTTGGTCAATAACGCGCTCATGATGCGAGCGGCGTTTGGGAACTATCTCGATCCATCTGGCGAGGTGCTGTTGGCAGCAATTCCCCTCTTTCATGTCTTTGGGATGGTTGCTGTCCTAACCCTCGGCATCTCTACGGGCAGCAAACTGCTGATGGTGGCAAACCCCCGCGAGATTGACGAAATGTTGGAGGTGATCACCGCCTACAAACCAACGGTCTTTATGGGCGTCCCCGCGCTTTACAACGCGATCAACAACAACAAGGGTGTGCTGGAGGGGAAGTACAACATTAAGTCGATCAAAGCCTGTTGCAGTGGCTCTGCCCCGCTTGCCCCGGCAACAAAGCAGCGCTTTGAACAGCTTTCTGGCGGCAAACTTTGCGAAGGGTTTGGGATGAGCGAATGCCCAACAGCGGTAGCCGTCAACCCGCTGGATGGCGTCCCGCGTGATGGCAGCATTGGGCTGCCCCTGCCCGATGTTGAGATGCGCATCATCAACATTGATGATGGCAAGACGGAAATGCCGCAAGGTGAGGCGGGCGAGTTGGCGATTTGGTCGCCCAACTTGATGAAGGGCTACCACAACAAACCCAAAGAGACCGAGACGGCGCTGCGGGTTATGGACGACGGACGGAAGTGGCTTTTCACCGGCGATATTGCCTATATGGACGAGGACGGCTACTTCTATATCGTGGATCGCAAGAAGGACATGGCGCTCATCGGCGGATTCAACGTCTATCCGGCGAATGTTGAGAAAATCTTCATGGAACACCCGGCTGTGCAAGATGTGGGCGTTGCTGCTATTCCACACCCCGATCCATCGAAGGAAGGGCAAGAGGCAGTGAAGGCGTGGATCATTCTCAAACCGGGGCAGACCGCCACCGCCGAGGACTTGATCAAATTTGCCGGAACAAAACTTGCCCCCTACGAAGTTCCCTACCGTATTGAGTTCATCTCCGAACTACCCAAGACGCTGGTGGGGAAAGTCCTCCGCCGCGAATTGGTCAAGATGGAGATGGAATCGCGGGCGAAAAAGAATTAA
- a CDS encoding BCD family MFS transporter, which translates to MQLANTAGSAAPPLTPAAPSEASTTKTTALFSNLSLLRNLKIGTFHIGSALADILANGVWNRVMIQELGYAATPVALLLALRYFLAPLSVWVGRRSDKRAIFGYHRLPYVWGGRLMMVASYVLLGGSTLLLARGYDPFVEIFSLGTMNITVTVNHSDPLGWLGVVAALLLFSLGSTFSGTTFLSLLYDRTPKTQRTRAVSVVWMFLIIGFAVAGIFYSRLLPDFTREGFLSLFLIAPLFMAGIWFFAVVGEEKPAQKGSYREGAESAPDTLPFWGEMRRVLASKQTRLFFIFLAFGNLFFYIQDVILEPFAGKVFGMPLATTNRFSTYWGSLALIGIVVSLVLARRYPKRVTNMALSRWGVAVLLITFALFIVCAVFQIRPLVTINLIVMGIGLGMWTVGSLGLMMDMTRVWGAGLYLALWTVSSTLARGMGVALGGIILDVALALTGERAPLAYGAVFAAQTVGFGVTLAILSRISVGEFEREVPSTEAVLAGSLD; encoded by the coding sequence ATGCAGCTTGCAAACACAGCGGGGAGCGCCGCCCCCCCGTTGACTCCTGCCGCGCCTTCCGAGGCGTCTACAACAAAGACGACAGCACTCTTTAGCAATCTCTCCCTGCTGCGTAACCTGAAGATCGGAACATTCCACATTGGCTCAGCCCTTGCCGATATTTTGGCAAATGGCGTGTGGAATCGAGTCATGATTCAAGAGCTAGGCTATGCAGCGACGCCTGTTGCCCTGCTTTTGGCGCTGCGGTACTTCCTTGCCCCCCTTTCTGTATGGGTTGGGCGGCGCTCAGATAAACGAGCGATCTTCGGCTACCACCGCCTTCCCTATGTGTGGGGTGGGCGGCTGATGATGGTTGCCAGCTATGTGCTGCTTGGGGGTTCCACACTGCTTTTGGCGCGGGGCTACGATCCCTTTGTGGAAATTTTCTCGCTAGGGACGATGAACATCACCGTCACCGTCAATCACAGTGATCCACTTGGCTGGTTAGGGGTGGTTGCCGCCCTCTTGCTCTTTAGTTTGGGATCAACCTTCAGCGGGACGACATTCCTCTCGCTGCTTTATGACCGCACGCCAAAAACGCAGCGCACCCGTGCCGTGAGTGTTGTGTGGATGTTTTTGATCATCGGGTTTGCGGTGGCGGGGATTTTCTACAGCCGCCTGCTGCCCGATTTCACCCGTGAGGGGTTTCTGAGCCTGTTTCTGATTGCCCCGCTGTTTATGGCGGGCATCTGGTTCTTCGCTGTAGTGGGCGAGGAAAAACCAGCGCAGAAAGGCTCTTACCGCGAAGGGGCGGAAAGTGCCCCGGATACGCTTCCTTTTTGGGGGGAGATGCGCCGCGTCCTCGCCAGCAAGCAAACGCGCCTATTTTTCATCTTCCTTGCCTTTGGAAATCTCTTTTTCTATATCCAAGATGTGATCCTTGAACCCTTTGCTGGAAAAGTGTTCGGGATGCCCCTTGCCACGACGAATCGATTCTCTACCTATTGGGGCAGCCTCGCTCTGATTGGGATCGTCGTCAGCTTGGTTTTGGCGCGTCGCTACCCCAAACGGGTCACAAACATGGCGCTCTCGCGGTGGGGGGTCGCCGTTCTGTTGATCACCTTTGCCTTATTCATCGTCTGTGCCGTTTTTCAAATCCGCCCGTTGGTGACGATTAACCTGATCGTCATGGGCATTGGCTTGGGGATGTGGACGGTCGGATCGCTCGGCTTGATGATGGACATGACGCGGGTCTGGGGGGCGGGGCTATACCTTGCCCTTTGGACGGTCTCTAGCACGCTGGCGCGGGGGATGGGCGTTGCGCTCGGCGGGATTATCCTTGATGTGGCGCTGGCGCTGACGGGTGAACGCGCTCCGCTTGCCTATGGGGCGGTGTTTGCCGCACAGACGGTAGGTTTTGGCGTGACATTAGCAATCTTAAGTCGGATCAGTGTAGGCGAATTTGAACGGGAAGTTCCCTCCACAGAGGCAGTTTTGGCGGGGTCGTTGGATTAA
- a CDS encoding glycosyltransferase family 2 protein, whose translation MNHPQPTTILKPILSVVAPVYNEGEGIVRFYERLRNTLDSIGDPWELVMVNDGSRDNSLEQMRQIHEQDSRVRLVDFARNFGHQIAVTAGMDFTQGDAVIIIDSDLQDPPETIIDMVAKWREGYEVVYAVRNKRPGETWFKLFTAKLFYRIIYRITDIDIPLDTGDFRLMDRRVVNAINAMREHNRFIRGMTSWVGFRQAGVNYDRNPREWGKTNYPLRKMVKLAWDAVTGFSFFPLRLAMYASFALFILSVVAIPIVALLRLATGIQFFEGQATAISLILLLSSFQFFFFFVLGQYLGRIYDEVRGRPLYIVADTFGLERNHAPRHRAPAPTPDAPPSETA comes from the coding sequence ATGAACCACCCACAACCAACCACCATTCTCAAACCGATCCTTTCTGTCGTGGCGCCCGTTTACAACGAAGGCGAAGGGATCGTCCGCTTTTATGAACGCTTGCGGAATACCCTTGACAGCATCGGAGACCCCTGGGAACTGGTCATGGTCAACGATGGCAGCCGCGATAATTCGCTAGAGCAAATGCGCCAAATTCACGAACAAGACTCCCGCGTGCGCCTTGTCGATTTCGCCCGCAACTTTGGACACCAAATCGCCGTCACCGCTGGTATGGACTTCACACAAGGTGATGCCGTGATCATCATTGATAGCGACCTTCAAGACCCGCCCGAAACGATTATTGATATGGTGGCAAAATGGCGCGAGGGCTACGAGGTGGTCTATGCGGTACGCAATAAGCGCCCAGGGGAAACGTGGTTCAAGCTCTTTACGGCGAAACTGTTCTACCGGATCATCTACCGCATCACCGATATTGACATCCCTCTTGATACGGGCGATTTTCGCCTGATGGATCGACGTGTGGTGAACGCCATCAACGCCATGCGCGAACACAACCGCTTCATTCGTGGGATGACCAGTTGGGTTGGCTTTCGGCAGGCGGGCGTGAACTATGACCGCAATCCCCGCGAATGGGGCAAGACGAATTATCCCCTCCGCAAGATGGTGAAACTGGCATGGGATGCCGTGACAGGCTTTTCCTTCTTCCCCTTACGCCTTGCCATGTACGCCAGCTTTGCCTTGTTCATCCTCTCGGTAGTGGCAATTCCCATTGTGGCGCTGCTGCGACTGGCGACGGGGATTCAATTTTTTGAGGGGCAGGCAACGGCGATCTCGCTCATTTTGCTTCTTAGCTCGTTCCAGTTCTTCTTTTTCTTCGTTTTGGGGCAATATCTGGGGCGGATTTACGACGAGGTGCGCGGGCGTCCGCTGTACATTGTTGCCGATACCTTTGGCTTGGAGCGCAACCATGCCCCCCGCCATCGCGCCCCCGCGCCTACACCAGATGCCCCCCCCTCTGAAACTGCGTAG
- the nrfH gene encoding cytochrome c nitrite reductase small subunit, with product MDSAPNPPTVAPPRRPFPFAMWVIIAGIIGCTIGLGSFTFIYARGYSYLTDDPNACANCHIMNDVFKAWSRGSHKAVATCNDCHTPHTSLVEKYLVKAINGFNHSVAFTTGNFHEPIQITGMNREIALHNCLSCHATAVSWIAHDGRGAVNDCLHCHAEVGHDEQRSGR from the coding sequence ATGGACTCTGCACCAAATCCCCCAACCGTAGCCCCCCCACGCCGTCCCTTTCCCTTTGCCATGTGGGTGATCATCGCTGGTATCATCGGCTGCACCATCGGCTTGGGAAGTTTCACCTTCATTTATGCGCGGGGCTATTCCTACCTTACCGATGACCCCAACGCCTGCGCGAACTGCCATATTATGAACGATGTTTTTAAGGCGTGGAGTCGGGGCAGCCATAAAGCCGTTGCCACCTGCAACGACTGTCACACGCCGCATACTTCCCTTGTGGAAAAGTACCTCGTCAAAGCGATCAATGGCTTCAACCACAGCGTCGCCTTCACCACCGGCAACTTTCACGAGCCAATCCAGATCACTGGCATGAATCGGGAGATTGCCCTTCATAACTGCCTTTCTTGTCATGCCACCGCCGTCTCGTGGATTGCCCACGATGGGCGCGGCGCGGTGAATGACTGTTTGCATTGCCATGCTGAAGTCGGTCACGACGAACAACGTTCAGGGAGATAG
- a CDS encoding ammonia-forming cytochrome c nitrite reductase subunit c552 — MSSSPRQFKRVHLAALFGAFVFGGVLVMGLAALLLNINERQVEARVFPAQIQPIPEGEIDPAVWGMNFPRQYASFMETKEDTLETPFGGSKPIDKLERYPVLTRLWAGYAFSVAYSEERGHYYALIDQKETKRQEVVKQPGACANCHAGEAPSLIASMGWEAFNKTPYAELSDKLHSGSVCADCHEPNTMTLRVTRPAFMNAMAVRGVDIATASRQEMRTYVCAQCHVEYYFAGEGKALTFPWKNGLSIDAIDQYYQDIAFTDFKNKETGAGMIKIQHPEYEMFSSSLHARSGVSCADCHMPYVREGAVKVSDHHWRSPIANISNACQTCHKFDEATLRARIDIIQNNTSLLLRSAESALTDAMDAIIAARNGGATDETLSAALIFIRRAQMRWDFVFSENSTGFHNPQESARVLGDAINFARQAQIEAIKLTPPAP, encoded by the coding sequence ATGTCCTCATCCCCCCGACAGTTTAAACGGGTTCATCTGGCGGCGCTCTTTGGCGCGTTTGTCTTTGGCGGTGTCTTAGTGATGGGCTTGGCGGCACTGCTGCTGAACATCAACGAGCGCCAAGTTGAGGCACGGGTGTTCCCCGCCCAAATTCAACCCATCCCCGAAGGCGAGATTGATCCCGCCGTGTGGGGGATGAATTTCCCCCGCCAATATGCTAGTTTTATGGAGACGAAAGAAGATACCTTAGAAACACCTTTTGGCGGCAGCAAACCGATTGATAAGTTAGAGCGCTACCCCGTCCTCACACGGTTGTGGGCGGGCTATGCCTTCAGCGTCGCCTACAGCGAAGAACGGGGGCATTATTACGCCCTGATTGACCAAAAAGAGACGAAGCGTCAAGAGGTGGTCAAGCAACCCGGCGCCTGCGCCAACTGCCACGCTGGTGAAGCGCCCTCGCTGATTGCCTCGATGGGGTGGGAGGCATTTAACAAAACACCCTACGCTGAACTCTCTGATAAGCTCCATTCGGGGTCGGTCTGTGCCGATTGCCATGAGCCGAACACAATGACCTTGCGCGTGACGCGCCCTGCCTTTATGAATGCTATGGCGGTACGCGGGGTCGATATTGCCACCGCCAGCCGTCAAGAGATGCGTACCTATGTCTGCGCCCAATGCCACGTTGAATATTACTTTGCGGGTGAGGGGAAAGCGCTGACCTTCCCCTGGAAAAATGGGCTGTCCATCGACGCCATCGATCAATACTACCAAGACATTGCCTTCACCGATTTCAAAAACAAAGAGACCGGCGCGGGGATGATCAAGATTCAGCATCCCGAATACGAGATGTTCAGCAGCAGCCTGCACGCCCGTTCAGGGGTTAGCTGTGCCGATTGCCACATGCCTTACGTCCGCGAAGGGGCGGTCAAAGTCTCCGATCACCATTGGCGCAGCCCGATTGCCAACATCAGCAACGCCTGCCAAACCTGTCACAAGTTTGACGAGGCGACGCTCCGCGCCCGAATCGACATCATTCAAAACAACACCAGTCTGCTGTTGCGCAGCGCCGAAAGCGCCCTCACCGATGCGATGGATGCTATCATTGCGGCGCGGAACGGCGGCGCCACCGATGAGACGCTCTCCGCTGCGCTAATCTTCATCCGTCGCGCTCAAATGCGTTGGGATTTCGTCTTTTCTGAAAACAGCACGGGCTTTCATAACCCACAAGAATCGGCACGGGTCTTAGGCGATGCGATCAACTTTGCCCGCCAAGCCCAGATTGAGGCGATCAAGCTCACTCCCCCTGCGCCATAA
- a CDS encoding response regulator has translation MTRQPTILVIEDELHIVHGIQDILTLQGYNVVIALNGREGLTALEAMGRPPDLIVSDIMMPEMSGLQFLEEMRQNIQWVNIPLIFLTAKGEKTDIRIGFEAGVDHYLTKPFDPDDLVMVVANKLRRFRDMSAAQQEQIGELKKRILTILHHEFRTPLTPMVAYADLLNMDIGKLSLDDMREYLKGISSGADRLRRLVENFILLVELETGEAQRTFGIRKRPTKDIAGIIRGACQHCAVLASEHGVRLISDLSESYPSIVTDKELFRSALIQLIDNGVKFSDKPEGSVTVSARAEDGFVLFSVNDKGRGIDTEELEHIFEIFYQIKRHVHEDQGAGAGLPIVQRIVELHNGDVLVDSTFGVGTTFTIRIPIAQ, from the coding sequence ATGACAAGACAGCCAACCATCCTCGTCATCGAAGATGAACTTCATATTGTCCATGGCATTCAAGATATTCTCACCTTGCAAGGCTACAACGTCGTCATTGCGCTGAACGGGCGAGAAGGCTTAACGGCACTTGAGGCGATGGGGCGTCCGCCAGATTTGATCGTCTCGGATATTATGATGCCAGAGATGAGCGGCTTGCAGTTTCTTGAAGAAATGCGCCAAAACATACAATGGGTGAATATTCCGCTCATTTTTCTGACGGCGAAGGGCGAAAAAACCGATATTCGGATTGGCTTTGAGGCAGGCGTCGATCATTACCTTACAAAACCCTTTGACCCCGATGATCTCGTCATGGTCGTTGCCAACAAACTGCGCCGTTTCCGCGATATGAGCGCCGCCCAACAAGAACAAATTGGCGAACTGAAAAAGCGCATCTTGACCATCCTTCACCACGAATTTCGCACGCCGCTGACGCCGATGGTTGCCTATGCCGACCTGCTGAACATGGATATTGGCAAACTCTCTCTAGACGACATGCGCGAATACCTGAAGGGTATCAGTTCGGGGGCAGATCGCCTCCGCCGTTTGGTCGAAAACTTCATTTTGCTGGTGGAATTGGAGACGGGCGAGGCACAGCGCACCTTCGGTATTCGCAAGCGCCCAACAAAGGATATTGCCGGAATTATCCGGGGGGCGTGTCAACACTGTGCCGTCCTTGCCAGCGAGCATGGGGTGCGCTTGATCAGCGATCTGAGCGAGAGTTATCCCTCCATTGTCACCGATAAGGAACTGTTTCGTTCGGCGCTCATCCAACTGATTGACAATGGGGTGAAATTCAGCGACAAACCGGAAGGATCAGTCACCGTGAGCGCCCGCGCCGAAGATGGGTTTGTTCTTTTTTCGGTCAACGATAAAGGGCGCGGCATTGATACTGAAGAACTGGAGCATATCTTCGAGATTTTTTACCAAATCAAGCGCCATGTCCATGAAGATCAGGGGGCGGGGGCAGGGCTGCCCATCGTCCAGCGCATCGTTGAACTGCACAACGGCGATGTTTTGGTAGACAGCACCTTTGGGGTGGGAACAACCTTCACCATCCGTATTCCGATTGCCCAATGA
- a CDS encoding peroxiredoxin — translation MNLKDFSALTLLNEEGKPIHLAEYVGRRVLIFVFPRADTPGCTTQACGFRDAFPQITENHTVVFGLSSDPPSALARWKKKQNLPYTLLSDPTHALIEILGAWGERSLYGRKFMGIIRSHFIFDEAGDLAVSQVKVSPADSIREGVKRLIEEG, via the coding sequence ATGAATCTAAAGGATTTTTCTGCCTTAACACTTTTGAATGAAGAAGGCAAGCCCATCCATCTTGCCGAATATGTGGGGCGCCGTGTCTTGATCTTCGTCTTTCCCCGCGCCGATACGCCCGGCTGCACCACGCAAGCCTGCGGCTTTCGGGATGCCTTTCCCCAAATCACAGAAAATCATACCGTTGTCTTTGGCTTAAGCAGCGATCCCCCTAGCGCCCTTGCACGGTGGAAGAAAAAACAGAATCTCCCCTACACCCTGTTGAGCGATCCCACCCATGCCCTGATCGAAATACTTGGCGCGTGGGGTGAAAGATCGTTGTATGGGCGGAAATTTATGGGCATTATTCGCAGCCATTTTATCTTTGACGAGGCAGGGGACTTGGCAGTTTCACAGGTGAAGGTTAGTCCGGCGGATAGCATCCGCGAGGGGGTGAAGCGCCTGATTGAGGAAGGGTAG